A window of Christiangramia forsetii KT0803 contains these coding sequences:
- a CDS encoding potassium channel family protein produces MNKTNAIEHTDDFYIQLASKGWTTIALIAGLAILSIWGLPFLLDSFWLSWIILLFAFVKAFFIVKLAFKQLMKIINQSHLLSHILVLFGLLISMIITSFAFDFTSLQFFAPESFKSSLNIESSSTKVFFEYLYFSTITFSSVGYGDIFPTSLIAKMLVILEVVLRFFVLVFGIANVNRIRVNK; encoded by the coding sequence ATGAATAAAACCAACGCAATAGAACATACAGATGATTTTTACATTCAGCTTGCGTCAAAAGGTTGGACTACCATAGCACTTATTGCAGGATTAGCAATTTTGAGCATTTGGGGTCTGCCTTTCCTCTTGGATTCATTTTGGCTGTCGTGGATAATCTTATTGTTCGCATTTGTAAAAGCATTTTTCATAGTAAAACTTGCCTTTAAGCAATTGATGAAAATAATCAACCAGAGTCATCTGTTGAGCCATATACTTGTTTTATTCGGGCTGCTCATCAGTATGATTATAACCTCATTTGCATTCGATTTTACTTCTTTACAATTTTTTGCGCCTGAAAGTTTTAAATCTTCACTTAATATTGAATCTTCGAGTACTAAGGTGTTTTTTGAATACCTCTATTTTAGTACAATTACTTTTTCTTCGGTAGGTTATGGCGATATCTTCCCCACATCTTTAATTGCAAAGATGTTGGTAATTTTGGAGGTAGTTTTAAGGTTTTTTGTACTGGTGTTTGGGATTGCAAATGTGAATAGAATACGCGTAAATAAATAA
- a CDS encoding DUF2231 domain-containing protein, with translation MRIKQLLFTTLLLVFFVNFSNAFAKDLNSVSLNNIEVTMEDTVPDTFSPVQGSEAVGLDEFPNLHPLVVHFPIALLLLAVLLQFIQLFTMSRTMDWVILLTVGAGFIGAYVAGTFVHPYTEGLTETAKKVLEQHDKYATWTIWSSAIAAVLKLGSLFLFKQKRWFEISVFLVLAFAGYSVGWAGHYGSQLVYIEGVGPQGQFLGDENGESHGEGGEHSH, from the coding sequence ATGAGAATTAAACAACTATTATTCACCACATTACTTTTGGTCTTTTTTGTAAATTTCTCAAATGCTTTTGCGAAAGACCTCAATTCAGTATCCTTAAATAATATCGAAGTAACAATGGAAGATACAGTTCCTGATACCTTTTCTCCAGTCCAGGGTTCTGAAGCAGTAGGCCTTGATGAATTTCCTAACCTACATCCTTTAGTGGTCCATTTTCCCATTGCTTTACTGTTGTTAGCCGTGTTACTACAGTTTATACAATTGTTCACAATGAGCCGTACTATGGACTGGGTCATCCTGCTTACAGTAGGTGCTGGATTTATTGGAGCTTATGTCGCCGGAACATTTGTACATCCATACACTGAAGGTCTTACCGAAACTGCTAAAAAAGTGCTGGAACAGCATGATAAATATGCCACCTGGACGATATGGTCCAGTGCTATTGCTGCTGTGCTAAAATTGGGAAGCCTCTTCCTTTTTAAACAAAAAAGATGGTTTGAGATTTCAGTTTTTTTAGTGCTTGCCTTTGCAGGTTATTCTGTGGGCTGGGCTGGGCATTATGGATCCCAACTTGTGTATATAGAAGGGGTAGGGCCACAAGGGCAGTTTTTAGGGGATGAAAACGGAGAAAGCCATGGAGAAGGTGGGGAGCATTCACATTAA
- a CDS encoding FMN-binding glutamate synthase family protein, whose product MRKAFLIISFTIIITVGLIIAWVPYLWWITLVILPFLILGSIDYFQKSDNIQRNYPLIGRITNFIEQQRHVLQEALLLNRSEGMPFNWIQKEIVYKRAADDNKSQPFGTQLSFEKMGREWFLHSAFPSIKFQDDFRVTIGGPKCNQPYSASILNLGGMSYGSISKNATLAFNGGAKIAGFAQNTGEGGLTPYHQKYGADLIFQFGTGYFGCRNAEGNFDAEKFTEIAQNDLVKMIEVKISQGAKPGFGAILPAKKNTEEISKFREIEAHTEIHSPAHHSAFNNTQELIKFIEKLRELSSGKPIGIKLCLGQQKEFEKMIKVFAEIQSYPDFIVIDGAEGGSGAANMDSLHWGGTPLQEALHFVNKTLVAFHLRQHIKILASGKIISAFDIYKTLALGADACYSARGMMFALGCVQSLKCNLNTCPTGITTMDPGRIDSLSVVDKKVKVANYHRNTIEGLKEILVAMGLKDKTGIHKGNVFKKVDGKGKSYEEIYKDS is encoded by the coding sequence ATGAGGAAAGCTTTTTTAATTATAAGTTTTACAATAATTATAACAGTAGGTTTAATTATAGCATGGGTCCCGTATTTGTGGTGGATTACTTTAGTTATCCTTCCTTTTTTGATATTGGGTTCAATAGATTATTTTCAAAAAAGTGATAATATTCAACGTAATTATCCTTTAATTGGTAGAATCACAAACTTCATAGAACAACAACGTCATGTACTTCAGGAAGCGCTGTTGCTCAATCGTAGCGAAGGGATGCCTTTTAACTGGATCCAAAAGGAAATTGTATATAAACGAGCTGCAGACGATAATAAAAGTCAGCCTTTTGGTACTCAATTATCTTTTGAAAAAATGGGGCGCGAGTGGTTTTTACATTCAGCCTTTCCGTCAATAAAATTCCAGGACGATTTTAGGGTTACAATTGGCGGGCCTAAATGTAACCAGCCCTATAGCGCAAGTATTTTAAACTTGGGCGGTATGAGTTACGGTTCCATAAGTAAAAATGCTACCCTGGCCTTTAATGGAGGAGCTAAAATAGCGGGATTTGCACAAAATACTGGTGAGGGGGGACTTACACCTTATCACCAAAAATACGGAGCAGATCTAATCTTTCAATTTGGAACCGGATATTTTGGATGCCGAAATGCTGAAGGGAATTTTGATGCTGAAAAGTTTACTGAAATAGCCCAGAATGATCTCGTGAAAATGATAGAGGTTAAAATTTCCCAGGGCGCAAAACCTGGCTTTGGAGCAATACTTCCCGCTAAAAAAAATACAGAAGAAATTTCAAAGTTTAGAGAGATAGAAGCCCATACTGAAATTCATTCCCCTGCCCATCACAGTGCTTTTAATAATACCCAGGAGCTTATCAAATTTATTGAAAAATTAAGGGAATTGTCCAGCGGTAAGCCTATTGGCATTAAATTATGTTTAGGACAGCAAAAAGAGTTTGAAAAAATGATAAAGGTATTTGCAGAAATACAAAGTTATCCAGATTTTATAGTTATAGATGGTGCAGAAGGTGGTTCAGGAGCGGCTAATATGGACTCCTTGCACTGGGGAGGTACACCTTTACAGGAAGCCTTACACTTTGTGAATAAAACTTTGGTTGCATTTCATTTAAGACAACATATTAAGATATTAGCTTCGGGAAAAATTATATCGGCATTTGATATATATAAAACTTTGGCTCTGGGGGCTGACGCCTGTTATAGTGCACGAGGGATGATGTTTGCCCTGGGATGTGTGCAATCTTTAAAATGTAATTTAAACACTTGTCCTACCGGTATTACCACAATGGATCCTGGCAGGATTGATTCTTTATCTGTGGTAGATAAAAAAGTCAAGGTCGCCAATTACCACAGAAATACCATTGAAGGATTAAAAGAAATATTGGTAGCGATGGGATTAAAAGATAAAACCGGTATTCACAAAGGAAATGTTTTTAAAAAAGTGGATGGAAAAGGTAAATCCTATGAAGAAATTTACAAAGATTCCTAA
- a CDS encoding RNA polymerase sigma factor, with amino-acid sequence MLENEIDSKQFSKNALLISELKTGNEKAYTHLVDQYHEPLCAYAYSLINDRDIAQDIVQNVFVKIYEKRKSLKEDFIIERFLYKSVFNEFIDQYRKNKLVTKLEKKHIEALHEYFESEDGKLEALFTMVQTEIDNLPPKCKRIFVLSKKEGLSNKEISNHLSISIKTVEAHITKAFFLIRERIDLSSRQELILTLLFKGYSYS; translated from the coding sequence ATGCTGGAAAACGAAATTGATTCTAAACAATTTAGTAAGAATGCACTACTTATTTCAGAATTAAAAACGGGAAACGAAAAAGCCTATACTCACTTGGTTGACCAATATCACGAACCATTATGTGCGTATGCTTATAGTCTCATTAATGATAGAGATATTGCCCAGGATATCGTCCAGAATGTTTTTGTTAAAATTTACGAAAAACGCAAATCATTAAAAGAAGACTTTATAATAGAGAGGTTCTTATACAAATCGGTTTTTAACGAATTTATAGATCAGTATAGGAAAAATAAGCTGGTTACAAAATTAGAAAAAAAGCACATTGAAGCTTTACACGAGTATTTTGAAAGTGAAGATGGAAAGCTAGAAGCGCTTTTCACCATGGTCCAAACAGAAATTGATAATTTGCCTCCAAAGTGTAAAAGAATTTTTGTTTTAAGTAAAAAAGAAGGACTTTCCAATAAAGAGATTTCAAACCATCTTAGTATTTCTATAAAAACGGTTGAAGCACATATAACTAAAGCTTTTTTTTTGATTAGAGAACGAATAGATCTTTCCTCTCGGCAGGAACTTATATTAACCTTATTGTTTAAAGGTTATAGCTATAGTTAA
- a CDS encoding heme-binding domain-containing protein, with protein sequence MKVIKFIGWFFLVSLVVIQFFPIERNQSEEVSRADFMLVNTVPEKIQNKIQVSCYDCHSNNTEYPWYNKVQPVAWFLEDHIREGKAELNFNEWGDYSDRRKNSKLRSIISQIEDGEMPLDSYTLIHGDAKLSSEDKLEIINYITGLKSEL encoded by the coding sequence TTGAAAGTAATTAAGTTCATTGGCTGGTTTTTTTTGGTCTCATTGGTTGTAATACAATTTTTTCCGATAGAACGCAATCAGAGTGAAGAAGTGTCCCGTGCAGATTTTATGTTGGTCAACACTGTGCCTGAAAAAATACAGAATAAGATACAGGTATCTTGCTACGACTGCCACAGTAATAATACTGAATATCCCTGGTATAACAAAGTACAGCCGGTGGCCTGGTTCCTGGAAGACCATATTAGAGAAGGAAAGGCGGAACTTAATTTTAACGAATGGGGTGACTATTCAGATCGCAGAAAGAACAGCAAGTTGAGATCTATTATAAGCCAGATTGAAGACGGTGAGATGCCATTGGATTCTTATACCCTGATCCATGGGGATGCGAAACTTTCAAGTGAAGATAAGTTAGAAATTATAAATTATATAACCGGCCTTAAAAGTGAATTATAA
- a CDS encoding DUF3347 domain-containing protein, translating into MKKVRMTIKIYLMVLVTLTAMSCKDASQEKEVSEPMSSEMYQEDSDNQGGSGKMMAENAGNNATNTIIDNYLQLKNALVADDQEAAAQAGGKLVDEFENFDKSNYSSEEQQELTDIIEDAKEHAEHIAESAIDHQREHFDILSKDVIDMIAITGTNKKLYQDFCPMYNNNKGAQWLSATKEIKNPYFGSKMMDCGNIQKEIN; encoded by the coding sequence ATGAAAAAAGTAAGAATGACAATAAAAATTTATCTTATGGTATTGGTGACACTAACTGCAATGTCTTGTAAGGACGCGAGTCAGGAAAAGGAAGTCTCTGAACCGATGTCCAGTGAGATGTATCAGGAAGATTCTGATAATCAGGGAGGTTCCGGAAAAATGATGGCCGAGAATGCAGGTAATAATGCTACAAATACCATTATCGATAACTACCTGCAGCTTAAAAATGCGCTAGTTGCAGATGATCAGGAAGCAGCCGCTCAGGCCGGAGGCAAATTGGTTGATGAATTTGAGAATTTTGACAAGAGCAATTATTCTTCAGAGGAACAGCAGGAGTTAACTGATATCATTGAAGATGCAAAGGAGCATGCAGAACATATTGCCGAAAGCGCAATTGACCATCAACGGGAACATTTCGATATTTTGAGCAAAGATGTTATAGATATGATTGCCATAACCGGAACGAATAAAAAATTATATCAGGATTTTTGTCCAATGTATAACAACAATAAAGGGGCACAGTGGTTAAGTGCTACAAAAGAAATTAAAAACCCGTATTTCGGAAGTAAAATGATGGACTGCGGAAACATTCAAAAAGAGATTAATTAA
- a CDS encoding FecR family protein gives MKLKEFEILSIKYFCSIINAKELDALVDEIDSTSNDKIFKNSSLLNFAINRCMNNYDSDKSKKLLLDKIRKDKSLKYKLNLRTLAKYAAIAVFFLSVGYYFHEDFIFSSGFPKEEQTPNNLISLEIDGEAPKVLSEFQNINIKSNNNQPVVRQEGNELIYKSNSQVTKISYSTLSIPYGKRFSLSLSDGTKIHMNAGSSIKFPNVFVKGKKREVFLTGEAFFEVAKDSLHPFVVNTNGPKIKVIGTKFNVSAYANESNINTVLVEGSIGLAPKGRSLEEENLSILNPGYMAVWSKDKADFSYKEIDTSNYTAWITGKIVFNHIPFGDIVKKLERHYNVTIINHDKKLDQEIFTASFDIETIEEVLNAFDKSYPINFIRSKNKIIIN, from the coding sequence ATGAAGTTAAAAGAATTTGAGATTTTATCAATCAAATATTTCTGTTCCATTATTAATGCAAAAGAACTAGACGCACTTGTAGATGAAATAGATTCTACATCTAATGATAAAATATTCAAGAATAGTTCTTTATTAAATTTTGCAATAAATCGTTGTATGAATAACTATGACAGTGATAAATCTAAAAAATTGCTTTTAGATAAAATTAGAAAGGATAAATCCTTAAAATATAAGTTAAACTTAAGAACATTAGCTAAATATGCGGCAATTGCTGTGTTTTTCCTAAGTGTAGGATATTATTTCCATGAAGATTTCATTTTTTCCAGTGGTTTTCCTAAAGAGGAACAAACTCCCAATAACTTAATTTCTCTGGAAATTGATGGCGAGGCTCCAAAAGTCCTTTCAGAATTCCAAAATATAAATATAAAAAGCAATAATAATCAGCCAGTAGTAAGACAGGAGGGGAATGAACTAATTTATAAAAGTAATTCGCAGGTTACTAAAATTTCATATAGTACCCTCTCCATTCCCTATGGTAAAAGGTTCTCTTTAAGTCTTTCCGACGGAACAAAAATCCATATGAATGCCGGTAGTTCCATAAAATTTCCGAATGTTTTTGTAAAAGGAAAAAAAAGGGAAGTTTTTTTAACGGGTGAAGCTTTTTTTGAGGTTGCCAAAGATTCTTTACACCCATTTGTTGTAAATACCAATGGACCGAAAATTAAAGTTATAGGTACTAAATTTAATGTTTCAGCTTATGCAAACGAATCTAACATCAATACTGTTTTAGTAGAGGGATCTATTGGTTTAGCACCTAAAGGCAGAAGCCTGGAAGAAGAAAATCTTTCTATTTTAAACCCGGGTTATATGGCTGTGTGGAGCAAGGACAAAGCGGACTTTTCATATAAAGAAATAGACACTTCTAATTATACCGCCTGGATAACCGGAAAAATAGTATTCAACCACATTCCTTTTGGGGATATTGTAAAGAAACTCGAAAGGCACTATAATGTCACAATTATAAATCATGATAAAAAATTAGATCAGGAAATATTTACTGCCAGCTTCGATATTGAAACTATAGAAGAGGTTCTAAACGCTTTTGATAAGAGTTATCCCATTAATTTTATTCGCTCTAAAAACAAGATAATTATTAACTAA
- a CDS encoding multicopper oxidase domain-containing protein, translated as MKLKNYFLILLIFLGFSGYSQEELEASVEGNVDDLPVREYTLTLREEQVNKAGKPVMGMTVNGQIPGPTLDFNEGEYAIIYVKNEMSVESSIHWHGMLLPNFYDGVPYLSTPPIEPGKTLKYEFAIKQNGTYWYHSHTMLQEQSGVFGSIVIQPKDKTLEYDKEQVLVLSDWTNEKPQDVMRFLKRGTEWYNIRKGTATPLNQVIARGALGAQVDFWRQRMESADIADIYYPAFLINGEENVEYPEFKPGEKVRLRIIDGSASTSFWMAFGGPDPLLVSADGKDVVPVKRNKTFIAVAETYDFIVTIPENGKLEFKIMAQDGSGTATAYLGQGPIVAAPDVSRPDKIGMMQQMAKMKMKMGAPALKFRPGKDERYQMKEKWGMQMDDNMQMEGMKEMNMDMMNGDKSNGKDMEMKKDEMDGMQMDMKKDSMQMDRSKMAGMDTKKDTKMKEASQMEDMNKTNPTAGREVMDEADGMQGMAMFSQYNYDYLKSPEKTSYDPDVPVSEILLNLTGNMQRYIWSMNGVPLSEADKIKIKGDEVTRITFNNLTMMHHPMHLHGHFFRVINENGEYSPLKHTVNVPPMQKVTIEFYGNEYGDWFFHCHILYHLVGGMARIVSYDTPRDPRLEEYPVSKLLDETDQYYSYGMIDAASHMTTLNLISSNIRNQFSFRGEYGWNKNMEVEAAYDRYLYDYLTVFAGVNVENGMEDSLDEITTTAIAGVRYLTPYLFTLDVRMDSKLRPQISLSRAISIFPRTILFGMYEYQADFGWVDELPQGNNFKKEVTWSTGIEYFLSKNFSLMGSYDNRFGAGGGLSLRF; from the coding sequence ATGAAATTGAAAAATTACTTTCTAATCCTACTGATATTTTTAGGTTTTTCGGGTTACAGCCAGGAAGAATTAGAGGCATCCGTAGAAGGAAACGTTGACGATCTGCCTGTGCGGGAATACACGTTGACCTTGCGGGAAGAACAGGTCAACAAGGCTGGCAAGCCGGTTATGGGTATGACCGTAAACGGTCAGATCCCCGGGCCCACATTAGATTTTAATGAAGGGGAATATGCCATAATTTATGTGAAGAATGAAATGAGCGTAGAGTCTTCCATTCACTGGCACGGTATGTTGCTGCCCAATTTTTATGATGGTGTACCCTACCTTTCTACCCCACCTATAGAACCCGGCAAAACCTTAAAATATGAATTTGCAATAAAGCAAAATGGTACCTATTGGTACCATTCCCATACGATGTTGCAGGAACAGAGTGGTGTTTTTGGCTCCATCGTCATACAACCGAAAGACAAAACATTGGAGTATGATAAAGAGCAGGTTTTGGTATTGTCTGACTGGACCAATGAAAAGCCCCAGGATGTAATGCGGTTTTTAAAACGGGGCACAGAATGGTACAATATAAGAAAAGGGACGGCCACACCGCTCAACCAGGTTATTGCCAGGGGGGCACTGGGCGCGCAGGTCGATTTTTGGAGACAGCGTATGGAAAGCGCGGATATAGCGGACATATATTACCCGGCGTTCTTAATAAATGGAGAAGAAAATGTGGAATATCCCGAATTCAAACCTGGGGAGAAAGTACGCCTGCGCATTATTGACGGCTCTGCATCAACTTCATTTTGGATGGCCTTTGGCGGCCCAGACCCTTTGCTTGTCTCGGCAGATGGTAAAGATGTTGTTCCTGTTAAAAGAAACAAAACCTTTATTGCCGTTGCGGAAACCTACGATTTTATCGTGACCATACCGGAGAACGGCAAACTGGAATTTAAAATTATGGCCCAGGATGGCTCCGGAACCGCAACTGCTTACTTGGGCCAAGGCCCTATCGTTGCCGCCCCTGATGTTTCCAGACCGGATAAAATCGGGATGATGCAGCAAATGGCCAAAATGAAAATGAAAATGGGTGCACCCGCTTTAAAATTCCGCCCGGGCAAAGACGAGCGATATCAGATGAAGGAGAAATGGGGCATGCAAATGGACGATAATATGCAGATGGAAGGAATGAAGGAAATGAATATGGATATGATGAATGGGGACAAGTCCAATGGTAAGGATATGGAAATGAAGAAAGATGAAATGGACGGAATGCAAATGGATATGAAAAAGGATTCGATGCAGATGGACCGTTCCAAAATGGCCGGGATGGATACGAAAAAGGATACCAAAATGAAAGAGGCCTCTCAAATGGAGGATATGAACAAGACGAACCCGACTGCCGGACGGGAAGTAATGGACGAAGCAGATGGCATGCAGGGAATGGCTATGTTTTCGCAATACAACTATGACTACCTGAAGTCGCCAGAGAAGACCAGCTATGATCCCGATGTGCCCGTATCCGAAATCCTACTGAACCTTACCGGGAATATGCAACGCTATATCTGGAGTATGAACGGTGTCCCTTTATCTGAGGCAGATAAAATAAAAATCAAGGGAGACGAGGTGACCAGGATTACTTTTAACAACCTGACTATGATGCACCACCCCATGCACCTTCACGGCCACTTCTTTAGGGTCATCAATGAAAACGGGGAATATTCCCCTCTAAAACACACGGTCAATGTACCGCCAATGCAAAAGGTGACCATTGAATTCTATGGCAATGAATACGGCGATTGGTTTTTCCATTGCCATATCCTTTACCATTTAGTAGGTGGTATGGCACGCATTGTAAGCTATGACACCCCTAGGGATCCAAGGTTAGAGGAATATCCTGTCTCCAAGCTCTTGGATGAGACCGATCAGTATTATTCCTACGGAATGATAGATGCGGCATCGCATATGACCACATTGAACCTGATATCGTCCAATATCCGAAATCAATTCAGTTTTCGGGGGGAATACGGGTGGAACAAGAATATGGAGGTGGAAGCTGCTTATGATAGATACCTTTATGATTATTTGACAGTTTTTGCCGGTGTAAATGTCGAGAACGGAATGGAGGATAGCCTCGATGAGATAACAACAACAGCAATAGCAGGTGTACGATATCTCACTCCTTACTTATTTACGTTGGATGTGCGAATGGACAGCAAATTGCGCCCGCAAATTAGCCTGAGCCGTGCGATCAGTATTTTTCCGCGAACAATATTGTTCGGAATGTACGAGTACCAGGCAGATTTTGGGTGGGTAGATGAACTGCCTCAAGGAAATAATTTCAAAAAAGAGGTTACCTGGAGTACAGGTATTGAATATTTTTTATCCAAGAATTTTTCCTTGATGGGAAGCTATGACAACCGTTTTGGCGCTGGTGGTGGACTATCACTAAGATTTTAA
- a CDS encoding DUF4856 domain-containing protein, translated as MKKSFFTAIILSLILVSCSEDDAPSTQPPNFATPADYTFERDGQSTVNFTGQTTRILMAEEVLNAFTDFENTTELSLQAMYDHQEGNTNFTNENLNASDKSVRGKTAASQDYFSANTTESAAIKALFDSYISGQINEVFPNQNVLATAGSAGQLGDGAKTRYVNNQGLVYTQIFAKSLIGSLMADQMLNNYLSTSVLDAPNKVEDNNNGVTEEGEVFTTMEHNWDEAYGYLYGTSVDPANPNATIGKDDSFLNNYLGTVNEDPDFSTFAADIFDAFKLGRAAIVAKDYTVRDAQAAIIRQKISELMAIRAVYYLQQGKNLLTNGDFGGAFQNLSEGYGFVFSLRFSRNNNTGTTFFTKSEVNGFTSSLLGDGPNGFWDLKPATIDRISEAIAAKFDFTVSQAASAN; from the coding sequence ATGAAAAAATCATTTTTTACAGCTATCATTTTAAGTCTTATCCTAGTTTCATGTTCTGAAGATGATGCACCGAGTACCCAACCCCCAAACTTTGCAACCCCAGCGGATTATACCTTCGAGCGAGATGGACAATCTACTGTAAATTTTACCGGTCAGACAACTCGAATCTTAATGGCAGAGGAAGTACTGAACGCCTTCACAGATTTTGAAAATACAACGGAGTTATCATTACAGGCAATGTATGATCATCAAGAAGGAAATACTAATTTCACAAATGAGAACCTAAATGCATCAGATAAAAGTGTTCGTGGTAAAACTGCCGCGTCTCAAGATTATTTTAGTGCGAATACAACCGAATCAGCAGCAATCAAGGCTCTTTTTGACAGTTATATTTCTGGTCAGATCAATGAGGTATTTCCAAACCAGAATGTATTGGCAACCGCAGGTAGTGCAGGTCAGCTTGGAGATGGTGCTAAAACCCGGTATGTTAATAATCAGGGACTGGTCTACACTCAAATATTTGCTAAAAGCCTCATTGGCTCACTGATGGCCGATCAGATGCTGAACAACTATCTAAGTACTTCAGTTCTTGATGCTCCCAATAAAGTGGAGGACAATAATAACGGAGTTACTGAAGAAGGAGAGGTTTTTACCACTATGGAACATAATTGGGATGAAGCCTATGGTTACCTTTATGGGACATCTGTTGATCCGGCCAATCCTAATGCTACGATCGGAAAGGATGATAGCTTTTTAAATAATTATTTAGGCACAGTGAACGAAGATCCTGATTTCTCTACTTTTGCTGCTGATATTTTTGATGCCTTCAAATTAGGTCGTGCCGCGATAGTAGCGAAAGATTATACAGTTCGGGATGCTCAAGCTGCTATTATAAGACAAAAAATATCGGAATTAATGGCAATACGTGCGGTTTACTATTTGCAACAAGGTAAAAATTTGCTTACAAATGGAGATTTTGGTGGCGCATTCCAAAACCTCTCCGAAGGCTACGGATTTGTTTTTAGTTTACGTTTTAGCAGAAATAACAACACCGGTACTACTTTTTTTACTAAAAGTGAGGTAAATGGTTTTACCTCGTCTCTTTTGGGTGATGGGCCTAATGGTTTTTGGGATCTGAAACCGGCCACCATTGATAGAATTTCTGAAGCTATTGCAGCCAAATTTGACTTTACTGTCTCACAGGCAGCGAGCGCAAACTAG